The Rhododendron vialii isolate Sample 1 chromosome 8a, ASM3025357v1 genome has a window encoding:
- the LOC131335937 gene encoding BTB/POZ and TAZ domain-containing protein 1-like, with translation MSPTNFSDQVMIGLQPVTADLSPSSGEFPEAHVEIVTSGGLRIPAHRSILASASPVLESIIDRPRKHRSSDRTIPVLGVPCGAVSVFIRFLYAPKCTEEEMGKYGIHLLALSHVFLVPQLKQRSTKAVGERLTIDNVIDVIQLARLCDAPDLHLKCMKLVSTNFKSVKKTEGWKFVQEHDPFLELQILQFIDETELRKKRTRRHREEQSLYLQLNEAMECLEHICTEGCTTVGPYDMEPTKNRGPCGKSATCPGLQLLIRHFATCQRRINGGCCRCKRMWQLLRLHSSICDQPDVCRVPLCRQFKMKAQQEMKKGTEDAIRWRLLVRKVVSAKAISSLSLPKRKREEEARERSDHHGVIRSFRL, from the exons ATGTCTCCGACCAACTTTTCCGATCAAGTGATGATTGGATTACAGCCCGTAACGGCGGACTTGAGCCCGAGCTCCGGCGAATTCCCGGAAGCCCACGTCGAGATCGTCACCTCCGGCGGGCTGCGCATCCCCGCGCACCGTAGCATCCTG GCTTCGGCTTCGCCGGTACTCGAAAGCATAATAGATCGGCCGCGCAAGCACCGGAGCTCGGACAGAACGATTCCGGTCCTCGGCGTTCCTTGCGGGGCCGTTTCCGTGTTCATACGCTTCCTCTACGCCCCAAA GTGCACAGAGGAAGAGATGGGCAAGTATGGAATCCATCTCCTGGCCCTTTCCCACGTGTTCTTGGTGCCTCAGTTGAAGCAGAGGTCCACGAAAGCAGTGGGCGAGCGTCTGACGATCGACAACGTGATCGACGTGATTCAGCTAGCGAGACTTTGCGATGCGCCCGATCTTCACCTCAAGTGCATGAAGCTCGTTTCAACTAACTTCAAATCCGTTAAGAAGACGGAGGGTTGGAAGTTTGTTCAAGAACACGATCCCTTTCTCGAACTTCAGATTCTACAGTTCATCGATGAAACCGAATTG aggaagaagaggacgAGGAGGCACAGGGAGGAACAGAGCTTGTATCTACAACTAAACGAGGCGATGGAGTGTTTGGAGCACATATGCACAGAAGGGTGCACGACGGTGGGGCCGTACGACATGGAGCCCACCAAGAACAGGGGCCCCTGTGGGAAGTCTGCCACGTGTCCGGGTTTGCAGCTCCTGATTCGTCACTTCGCTACGTGTCAGAGGAGGATCAACGGAGGGTGTTGCAGGTGTAAGCGCATGTGGCAACTCCTCAGACTTCATTCGTCCATTTGCGACCAACCGGATGTTTGCAGGGTCCCACTTTGCAG GCAATTCAAAATGAAAGCTCAACAGGAGATGAAAAAGGGTACTGAAGATGCAATCAGGTGGAGGCTGCTAGTGAGGAAGGTTGTATCAGCTAAAGCAATATCTTCATTGTCACTGccaaagaggaagagagaggaggaagcaAGAGAGAGATCAGATCACCACGGAGTAATTAGAAGCTTCAGActataa
- the LOC131335941 gene encoding flotillin-like protein 2 isoform X1 gives MFTDFPIHQPPFILPAVFTIGPRVDSDEALLKFAKLISPHDKQSNHVVELVQGVVEGETRVLAGSMTMEEIFKGTKEFKMEVFDKVQLELDQFGLHIYNANFKQLVDVPGHEYFSYLGQKIQMEAANQARIKPTLVIEALT, from the exons ATGTTCACCGATTTCCCTATTCATCAGCCTCCCTTCATCCTCCCGGCGGTCTTCACCATCGGCCCGCGCGTCGACAGCGACGAGGCCCTGCTCAAGTTTGCCAAGCTTATCTCTCCCCATGACAAGCAGTCGAACCACGTCGTCGAGCTCGTCCAGGGCGTCGTCGAGGGCGAGACCCGCGTCCTCGCTGGGTCGATGACCATGGAGGAGATCTTCAAGGGGACTAAGGAGTTTAAGATGGAGGTTTTCGATAAGGTGCAGTTGGAGTTGGATCAGTTTGGGCTTCATATTTACAATGCCAATTTTAAGCAGTTGGTTGATGTGCCTGGGCATGAGTACTTCTCTTACCTTGGGCAGAAGATCCAGATGGAGGCTGCTAATCAAGCCAGG ATCAAACCAACATTGGTGATAGAGGCATTAACCTGA
- the LOC131335941 gene encoding flotillin-like protein 2 isoform X2, which yields MFTDFPIHQPPFILPAVFTIGPRVDSDEALLKFAKLISPHDKQSNHVVELVQGVVEGETRVLAGSMTMEEIFKGTKEFKMEVFDKVQLELDQFGLHIYNANFKQLVDVPGHEYFSYLGQKIQMEAANQARRH from the exons ATGTTCACCGATTTCCCTATTCATCAGCCTCCCTTCATCCTCCCGGCGGTCTTCACCATCGGCCCGCGCGTCGACAGCGACGAGGCCCTGCTCAAGTTTGCCAAGCTTATCTCTCCCCATGACAAGCAGTCGAACCACGTCGTCGAGCTCGTCCAGGGCGTCGTCGAGGGCGAGACCCGCGTCCTCGCTGGGTCGATGACCATGGAGGAGATCTTCAAGGGGACTAAGGAGTTTAAGATGGAGGTTTTCGATAAGGTGCAGTTGGAGTTGGATCAGTTTGGGCTTCATATTTACAATGCCAATTTTAAGCAGTTGGTTGATGTGCCTGGGCATGAGTACTTCTCTTACCTTGGGCAGAAGATCCAGATGGAGGCTGCTAATCAAGCCAGG AGGCATTAA
- the LOC131335945 gene encoding anthranilate synthase alpha subunit 2, chloroplastic-like, producing the protein MTYLQARGCILLASSPEILACAKKVTGESLDHLTSWDALHAALPVGTVSGVPKGRYTLIGAQLAVEFVAKENFVTVIDGWEGSRREEFVEDPMCLLKRMMEKWKPQPKVELPDTFCGGWFGYFYDTFRYVEKKLPFSSAPMPPRY; encoded by the exons ATGACTTATTTGCAG GCTAGAGGGTGTATTTTGCTTGCTTCAAGTCCAGAAATACTTGCTTGCGCGAAGAAG GTCACTGGTGAGTCGCTTGATCATTTAACTAGCTGGGATGCTCTGCATGCTGCACTGCCAGTTGGAACAGTTAGTGGGGTTCCAAAG GGGCGGTATACGCTTATCGGAGCTCAGCTGGCCGTAGAGTTTGTGGCAAAAGAAAACTTCGTTACCGTTATCGATGGGTGGGAAGGGAGTAGAAGAGAGGAGTTTGTGGAGGATCCCATGTGTCTTCTCAAGCGTATGATGGAGAAGTGGAAGCCCCAACCAAAGGTTGAGCTTCCTGATACATTTTGTG GTGGGTGGTTTGGATACTTCTACGACACCTTTCGTTATGTGGAGAAGAAGTTGCCATTCTCTAGTGCTCCGATGCCTCCCAGATATTGA
- the LOC131335944 gene encoding anthranilate synthase alpha subunit 1, chloroplastic-like — MQTLALFSLYSPTPHPRLPLTTMSTLPHQLQRRPSSVLCSLLPAADGGIYPPTRHSHHPRLFLTTTFFLQLRRRRSLVSYSSLPATGDDGSGDHDDDFQALAEVPKDFNLIPLCKTLFTDEVTPTTAYWRLTKGDDDSYSLSFISTLPSGNGRYTLIGAQLAVEFVAKKNFVTIIDGWEGSRRKEFVDDPMCLLKRMMEKWKPEPLVGFPDTFCGKFPLAFSVMIHDLA; from the exons ATGCAAACTTTAGCCCTCTTCTCCCTCTACTCACCGACGCCCCACCCCCGACTACCTCTCACGACAATGAGTACTCTACCACACCAGCTCCAACGAAGACCCTCGTCGGTGTTGTGTTCTTTGCTCCCCGCCGCCGACGGCGGCATCTACCCACCGACACGCCACTCCCACCACCCCCGACTCTTTTTGACGACAACGTTTTTTCTACAGCTCCGACGACGCCGCTCGTTGGTGTCTTATTCTTCACTCCCCGCCACCGGTGACGATGGCAGCGGCGACCACGACGACGACTTCCAAGCCCTCGCAGAGGTGCCGAAGGATTTCAACCTTATCCCCTTGTGCAAAACCTTATTCACTGATGAAGTCACTCCGACGACTGCGTATTGGCGCCTCACGAAAGGAGATGACGATTCATACTCACTGTCGTTCATTTCCACCCTGCCTTCCGGCAAC GGGCGGTATACGCTTATCGGAGCTCAGCTGGCCGTAGAgtttgtggcaaaaaaaaacttcGTTACCATTATCGATGGGTGGGAAGGGAGTAGAAGAAAGGAGTTTGTGGACGATCCCATGTGTCTTCTCAAGCGTATGATGGAGAAGTGGAAGCCCGAACCTTTGGTTGGGTTTCCTGACACATTTTGTGGTAAGTTTCCCTTAGCTTTTAGTGTAATGATCCATGATTTGGCATGA